The Chitinophaga caeni genome segment CACGTGCAGTTCGAAACTATTTGTAAGGCGGCGCCATTGATCAACATCTCCGTCATAAATGGGATCACCATCAAAATCAACACCCTGGCTAAATAAAACATTAGCGCTATCCAGTTCATTTAATATGCCGATAAATACGTCCTTCTGTGAATCGTAAACCGGTTTGAGGATATTAGCGGATTCACCTTGTATAGCCTGGCTATAAGGCACATCCCCCGTTCTCATCGTGCACTGGAAGAACTGCCAAGCGCGGATAAAATGCGCCAAGGCTTTATATGATTTACGGGAATCCTCGTCAACGGCATTAGCGATCATCGGGTCGATATTTCTCAAAACGGTCAACTCACCGAATCCCGTTCTTCCCAATTTATTATACTGATTATTCTCTTGTCCCTCTCCCCAGGTGAGGTATTTACCTAGTAAGAAGGGTTGCATAAAGCCCTTGGTAGAGCTAATAGCGCTACGGGTAATGCTTAAAATCATGCCGGTTGCCAGCATCGAGGAACTAACCTCGGTGGTACGGTTCGGGTTCGTATTGATTTCATCAAACTTGGAACAGCTTGCTATCATACCGATGCCGACCGCTACCAGGAGTATATATTTTATGAATCTAATTTTCATACTATTGCTGTTTAAAATTTCGTTACAGATTAGAATCCCACTTTAAAGTTCAAACCAATCATCCTTTGTGATGGGGAGTTCAGGTTTTCATCATCCACATCTGGATCAGAATATTTAAACTTGGTGAACAAGAACAAGTTTTGCGCGGTGAATGCTACGGAAGCATTTTTTATACCGGATTTAGCCAGCATCTTTGCAGGGAAACTATACCCGATAGAAAATTCACGAACTTTCACAAATGATTTCTTCATAGCGCCATAATCGCCACCACGGAACTTCTGCGTGTAATCCTGGTAAGAAACTTCTACATCGTTGTCGGCGTATTTTCGGGTATCGGAAACAATATTTCCGAAATTATCGAAAGTAACGCTACCGGAAACCACTTTCACACCTTTACCTACGTAGTTGGTTAAACCGTTTACAACCTCATCGTAACGGAACTCGTTATCCGTATCCGGATGTGAACCGGTATCATACATCTTATCATTGATATAATTGTACATCAACCCGCCGATACGACCATCGATGTTCAGGCCGATCGTGAAATTGTACACCTTGAATGTATTAATGAAACCAAAACTGAATTTAGGATCGGTATAACCATACACTTTAGCATAATCGCTTCTAACCGGCATACCGTTGTTATGGATCACGTTTCCATCCGGATCACGCAACCAGTAATTGTCAGTATAAACATCTTTCCTGGCATTACGTTTGATCCAGGGTCTTTCAGGCGTATAGGTAGAATCCAAGTCAACGTAATAACGGTGTTGGTTAGACCAGTTTACCATCGTATTCCATTCAAAATGCCTATTCTGAATTACCTTGGCGCCAACCGTCAACTCGATCCCCTTGCGAACGTAGGTCTCATCCGTGTTAACGATCGTAGAACTGAAGCCCGATGAACTCGGAATACTTGGGCTTGCTTTCTGGTTGTAGTAGTATTTATTGAAATATGCGAAGTCAACGGAGAAACGTTTTTGCAACAGGTATAAAGCGGTTCCTATTTCCCATGTTCTTTGAGAACTAGGAGCCAATATTCCCCCTAACAGATTCGAAGGGTAATACGCTGCATTCAAGCTGTTCCAAGCCGCTGTTGTAGTAGAATATAAACGGTTGGTTTCATACACTCCTGCCGGGGTTTTAAAGGTTGCCCAAGAGCCGCGTAATTTCCACATATCAATTGCCCTAGGCATCTTGAAGAACTCGGACATAATTACTGAAGAACCGATAGATGGGTAGAAAAATGCCCTTTCCTCTTTCGGTTGTGCAGAGTTCCAGTCGTTTCTTCCCGTTGCATCGATGAAGACCGTATTTTTCCAACTCAAAGCTACCCTTCCGTACAAGCTGTTCACCTGGCGGGAATAATTACTTGGAGAAATGGTCGGGGCTTCAACCGAACCATTTAAGGAATAGAAAGTTGGCGAAGTTAAACCGTTGCGGGTACTGGCAGATAAAGCTTCATCGACCCAATAATAGATCGTACCACCGGCCATAGCTTCAACGGTCCAATCTTTCAACTTCTTTTTATAATTCAACATCACGTCATCATTAGTGCTCCAGCCCCAGGTCTTGTTGATACTGTAACGGCCTTTAGCGTTCCATCCCCCGCGTGTTGAATAGATATTAGCCGCAGGATTCGTCCATTCTTCCTGGTTAGTATATACATCGTAACCCAAACGGACCAACAAGTTCAGATCCTCCGTGAAATTGTAATTGGCAGTCATGCTGGCATTCACCGTGTTCTGCTTGATACCGTCCAATTTCTCGTAGGCGATCAGGTAAGGGTTATCGTACCAGTTCGTGTACATCCAGTTTTGTGTTTTGTACGGCACTTTCCAATAATTTTTATACTGGCGGATATCGTATTCCGGGCCGGTCCACATCGTCAACTGGTAAATATACCCCTGGTTACCGTAACCGGAACCCCAGATTTGCGGGGAATACCTTTTGCTAATACCAACATGGCTTTCCAGCGAAAATTTATCGCTCGCCTTGATCGTTCCACTCGCTGTAAAGTTGAACATGTTCGCTTTCGCATTCGGGAATTGACCTTTATTATAAATGTGGTTCAAACCTACACGGAAACTACCTTTATCCGTAGCTTGCGATACGCTGATATTATTGTTCGTAACTAAACCCAGCTCCATGAAATTTTTCAGGTTATTAGCGCCTAATGACTTCAACGGGCGGTCGTCCTCGAACTGCATCGTTTCAGGATTCCAGTCCCTGGCTGTTAAGCCGATATCCAATTTCGGTCCCCAAACATAATCGTTATCGATCTGGCCATTTTGACCGCGACCATAAGAATGCTGTGTTTCCGGGATCGCGAGAAAACCGGTTTGAAGCATGGTATTGCTGTTGATATTAACAGCCAAACCACCACTGCTACCTTTCTTCGTGGTAACTAAAATTACCCCACCCGAAGCCCTGGAACCGTATAACGCGGAAGCGGTCGGGCCTTTCAGCACATCGATACTTTCAATATCATCAGTGGGTACATCTCTTAAAGTCATATTACCATAAGGAACACCATCAATAACTAGCAGGGCGCTTTCACCGCGGAGTTCGATCGTAGGTTTCGCAAAAAACTCAGTCGAGTTTTTAATCACCAAACCGGATACTTGGCCGGTCATAGAAGTAGCAATATCCACGCCCTTTACAGTTTGAACTTGCTCTCCCCCCACGCGCTGCACGGCATAACCTAATGCCTTTTCCTGGCGTTTAATACCAAGCGCCGTTACTACCACCTGGTCTAGCGAAACCGTGGATTCCTTTAATACGATGTTTAAATTAGTTTGCCCCTTGATGGCAACTTCGATCGTAGCATAACCGATCAAGCTGAAAATCAGCACATCCCCATCCTTAACTTGATCCAATGAAAAGGCGCCGGAAGCATCCGTAGTGGTTCCCCTGGAAGTACCTTTCAGTTTCACGATCACACCGGGTAAAGGGTTACCGAGGGAATCTTTGACTACACCTTTAATAATCGCTGCGGGAAGATTCAGCTCTGTTTGTAATTGCATCATCTTCTCCGTAGCCTTGCGATCGTACTTGATGATGTACAGCTTGTTATTAATTCTTTTACACATCAAGCCTAAGGGCATGATCGCTTCATTCAGCTTATCATCGACATTGGAAAGGGTAAAATCATTTAGTTTGGGAGCAATAAACTCCTTTCCTTTTACCAGGTTTGTATTATAACTGAAACGGATATCGAACTTCGATTCCAGCGCAGATATAAATGAAACAAGGGAAACGGTATTAGGTTGCTCGCTGTGCCCCGAGGCTTGCGCCCGGGAAATGAAATACTTCGGTAGACAGCATGACATAGCCAGCACCATTACCAGCTTCGTGCTGATTGATTTAATTCTTTTCATAATTAAATTTTGCTTGTTAGCTAAAGGGACTAGTAAGTTTTGATCAGAATTTGATTGTCTCGGAACGTGATTTTTAAATTAAAAGTTTGCTCTAATGTCGCGATGGCATCACCCAGGTTGTTGGTAGGTAAATAGCCTGTAAACAATTGTTGACCTATCAATTCGTCATCCAAAGCATAGGTCAACCCGTACTTGCTGGCCAAGGTATCCAATACCAACTGAAGTTTAGCAGCCTGGAATGATGCCAGGTTGTGCTTCCAGGAAGTGTAATACAAGGTATCGACATTCCTGTTCTTCAATTGACCACGATCATCGAGGTAAGCCATTTCTCCCGGTAGCAGGGTTACTTTTTCATGACCTGCATGAACATTCACCGCCCCGGAATTTAGGACTACGGTGGGGCGGGTACCACGGGCATCGACATTAAAGGTGGTGCCTAATACTTCTACCTGCCAATCCTTACCGGTATGTACTAAAAACGGCTTATCCACCCGGTGTAATACCTCGAAGAAGACCTCTCCTTCCATCCATACTTCCCTTTTTGGCGCCTCGTTGAACCCATGTAATACCTTTACCGAACTGTTCTGGTTAAGGTGGAGCATCGTTCCATCGTTTAATGAAATGGTTTTTACTGTTGTAGTTTTGTTTTCATAAATTTCATATCGAGGTTTTTGGTTTAAAAAAATCCATCCTAAGCTCCCTAATATTATGATAGGAAGTATGATAGCTGCAATTCTCAAACCCTTACTATACCAAGGCCTGGTTACGGATCCAGGGATCGGCACTTCCCAGAGTACCCGGTTAAAAATACTTTCAGCTTCCCCGCTTTCCATCCTGAGCAAATCGGCCTGGCCAACAATTTCTTCCACTTCCGGCATCATGTCCAAATCTGCCCCCGATGATGTGGAAAGAAAATGTAGCAACGCTTCTTTTTCCTCGGGACTAGCGGTTCCTTTCGAGTATTTTAATAATAATTGCTTGATATAATCCCGGTAATGCTCCATGAAATTCTTTGCGCTATAATAGTATTACGATCGGGAAGGCCGATCGTACGATCCTGGTTGGAAATTTTTTTAACTTTTTTTTATGATGGTAGATATGGCAATAATTATAATGGCAGTATCGACATGCTGGTATAGGTATTGGCGGATGAAACGGGATGCTTTTGAAAGTTGATCTTTGACAGTGTTAGAAGATAATCCCAAGAGGCAGGCGATTTCCTGGTTGGTAAGCCCATCCAATTTGCTCAATTTATATATCTGGCGGCGTTGCACCGGCAGGTTGTTGATGGCATTCATGCGGATTTCTTCCAATTGCTTGGAATGGATATGTTCGTTTACCTGGTCCGTCGCTTCTTCGTAATGCGCCAGGAAATGATGGCGGAATTTCTCATCGTGGACCGACTTCCTGAGCGCATCAAATACTTGGTTCCTTGCTACTTTATATAAGAAAGCCTTGATAGAATAGGCAGGGTTTAAAGTTTGTTGATGAATCCATACCTTCATAAATACGTCTTGCACCACATCTAATGCGAGCTCCCTAGAACCCGATAACTTCATCGCGTAGGTAAATATTTGGTTACTGTACCTTTCGTAAAGTTCCTTAAAAGCCGCCTGATCGTTACCTATGATTCTTTTACATAATTCTTCATCCGTCGTTAGCATCATGAACACAATGATTTTGGTGAATATAAGATCACTTTAACCCAGAAAGTATCTTGGCTGTGCACAAAGATAGAACACAGTTAGCCGGTCTAAAATCCAAACGGTTGAATTAAAATAAATATAACACGTAGCCCACCCATTTCTACTATAAATATATTCAAAGAAGCGAATATTCTA includes the following:
- a CDS encoding SusC/RagA family TonB-linked outer membrane protein, with amino-acid sequence MKRIKSISTKLVMVLAMSCCLPKYFISRAQASGHSEQPNTVSLVSFISALESKFDIRFSYNTNLVKGKEFIAPKLNDFTLSNVDDKLNEAIMPLGLMCKRINNKLYIIKYDRKATEKMMQLQTELNLPAAIIKGVVKDSLGNPLPGVIVKLKGTSRGTTTDASGAFSLDQVKDGDVLIFSLIGYATIEVAIKGQTNLNIVLKESTVSLDQVVVTALGIKRQEKALGYAVQRVGGEQVQTVKGVDIATSMTGQVSGLVIKNSTEFFAKPTIELRGESALLVIDGVPYGNMTLRDVPTDDIESIDVLKGPTASALYGSRASGGVILVTTKKGSSGGLAVNINSNTMLQTGFLAIPETQHSYGRGQNGQIDNDYVWGPKLDIGLTARDWNPETMQFEDDRPLKSLGANNLKNFMELGLVTNNNISVSQATDKGSFRVGLNHIYNKGQFPNAKANMFNFTASGTIKASDKFSLESHVGISKRYSPQIWGSGYGNQGYIYQLTMWTGPEYDIRQYKNYWKVPYKTQNWMYTNWYDNPYLIAYEKLDGIKQNTVNASMTANYNFTEDLNLLVRLGYDVYTNQEEWTNPAANIYSTRGGWNAKGRYSINKTWGWSTNDDVMLNYKKKLKDWTVEAMAGGTIYYWVDEALSASTRNGLTSPTFYSLNGSVEAPTISPSNYSRQVNSLYGRVALSWKNTVFIDATGRNDWNSAQPKEERAFFYPSIGSSVIMSEFFKMPRAIDMWKLRGSWATFKTPAGVYETNRLYSTTTAAWNSLNAAYYPSNLLGGILAPSSQRTWEIGTALYLLQKRFSVDFAYFNKYYYNQKASPSIPSSSGFSSTIVNTDETYVRKGIELTVGAKVIQNRHFEWNTMVNWSNQHRYYVDLDSTYTPERPWIKRNARKDVYTDNYWLRDPDGNVIHNNGMPVRSDYAKVYGYTDPKFSFGFINTFKVYNFTIGLNIDGRIGGLMYNYINDKMYDTGSHPDTDNEFRYDEVVNGLTNYVGKGVKVVSGSVTFDNFGNIVSDTRKYADNDVEVSYQDYTQKFRGGDYGAMKKSFVKVREFSIGYSFPAKMLAKSGIKNASVAFTAQNLFLFTKFKYSDPDVDDENLNSPSQRMIGLNFKVGF
- a CDS encoding FecR family protein, which translates into the protein MEHYRDYIKQLLLKYSKGTASPEEKEALLHFLSTSSGADLDMMPEVEEIVGQADLLRMESGEAESIFNRVLWEVPIPGSVTRPWYSKGLRIAAIILPIIILGSLGWIFLNQKPRYEIYENKTTTVKTISLNDGTMLHLNQNSSVKVLHGFNEAPKREVWMEGEVFFEVLHRVDKPFLVHTGKDWQVEVLGTTFNVDARGTRPTVVLNSGAVNVHAGHEKVTLLPGEMAYLDDRGQLKNRNVDTLYYTSWKHNLASFQAAKLQLVLDTLASKYGLTYALDDELIGQQLFTGYLPTNNLGDAIATLEQTFNLKITFRDNQILIKTY
- a CDS encoding RNA polymerase sigma factor produces the protein MMLTTDEELCKRIIGNDQAAFKELYERYSNQIFTYAMKLSGSRELALDVVQDVFMKVWIHQQTLNPAYSIKAFLYKVARNQVFDALRKSVHDEKFRHHFLAHYEEATDQVNEHIHSKQLEEIRMNAINNLPVQRRQIYKLSKLDGLTNQEIACLLGLSSNTVKDQLSKASRFIRQYLYQHVDTAIIIIAISTIIKKS